Sequence from the Deinococcus cellulosilyticus NBRC 106333 = KACC 11606 genome:
CAGTTCATCCAGCACGCTTGTGCCACACATGAGGGGTCAGACCATCCGGTGACCCCAGAACTGGCCGAGCAGGTGTTTTCGATGATTGCGGCCTTCAGAGGCTATGGGTTTGCGGAGTCTCATGCAGTGGCGTTTGCCCAGCATGCTTATGTGTCTGCTTACCTGAAAGAGTTTTTCCCCGCAGCTTATTTTGTGGGGATCTTGAATCACGAACCTGGAATGTACAGCCGTCAGACCATCACCCAGGAGTGTTTGAAGAGGGGGGTGGAGGTGCTGCCGCTGGACATCAACCAGAGCCAGGTGCTCTTTCGGGTGGAGGTGAAAAAGGGGATGTGGGGCAAACTGGTGCAGGGCATCCGGTTTGGGCTCTCTGGAGTGAAGGGGTTGAAAGAGGACAGCCCGTCCAGGATTGTCCTGGAACGGACCCGTGGCTTGTTTTCATCCCTGCAAGATTTTTACACCCGCGTGTCATTGCAGTCTTCGGAGTATGAGGCCCTGGTCCTCGGAGGGGCGTTTGATCTGCTGCTCTCCAGGCGGGATGCCCTGTACCAGCTGGGGACCTTGCAACGGGCCACCCGGGGTGGAGGAGGGGCGCTCTTTTTGCCAGAGGTGGCCACACCTGCCCTGGCTCCTTTGACGGATCGAGAAACCCACCTGCTGGACTTGCAATTCAAGCGGGCTTCGGAATCCGGGCGGCACATCATGGATCTGTACCGTTCTGAACTGCAAAGTCTGGAGGTGTTGCCCCTCAGGGTCCTCAAGGATGGGGACCGGGTGAGGACGGCTGGTTGGGTGATCAGCAAGCAGAGACCCCCGAGTGCTCGCGGAGTGGCTTTTTTTGCGCTGGAGGATCGCAGTGAGCGGGCACAGGTGATCATCTCGCCTGAACTGTGGGAGAAAGAACGCATCCTCCTCAGGGACGTACAACTGCTCATTGTGGAGGGCCGGGTGCAAGCCGCTGGGGTGAATGTGGCGGTGGTGGCCGAATCCCTGTGGTGTCTGGTGCGCAGGCCTCAATTGGTACCCCAGAAATCTTGAGGGCGTGCTGCTTGGCTGGAACGGGAAATTGAAGGCATCCTGATGCCAGGATGCCTTCAGGGTTTTCGGGTGTGTTTTGGGCGCTTCAGGGGTCCAGTTGCAGCTTGTGTGATCAGCAGGTGGCACAGGGTTTGGTGTCATCTGGTTTGGGCGCGTGTCGTTGCTGGGAAAGCATGGAGGACAGCACTCTGCACAAGTGACAGGGAACTTCCTGTGGTGAGGTGATACCGCAGTCACTGCAGGGTCCGGTGATGTCAACTCTCTGCAGGGTGTGTTGGAGGGATCGTGGTGTGGCCAAGGAGTACACCGTCATGATCAGCAGGGCCGCCAGCAGAGTGATTTGCATTGGAATTCGGATGGGTGGAGGTTGGGAGACTGGTGTTTGAAGTAGCATGTTTCATTGTATTTCCCTGCAACGGTTTCCATCAGGGGTAGGTGACGCTGGGTTCTGCACCTTTAGTGAATGGGGTGCATTTTAGGCACTGGTGGGAATGATTCTAAGGTTTGCTGTGCAGGTTTTTTTATTTTCTTTTGCTCTATAAGGTTTTTGCGATTGTCAATGGGGAAATGCCTGTAAATGAAATCCCTTACGATGGGATTTCATTTTGGTGGGATTACAATGATTTGGAGTTGAATTTGTTTTGGGGTGAAAGGTGCGTGACTGCTGTGATCACAACTGATGTGATTGTTCGCCTGAACAGAAGAGTTCCCCAGCCTGATGTGGTGTCCCACAGAATCATGCTGGCCTGCAAGCAGTTTGGAATTGATGACAGGATCCAGCAGGCGCACTTTGTGGCGCAGTTGATGGCGGAGAGCAGCCTGATCCCCAAAGAGGAGAACCTGTCGTATACGGCGAGGCGCATCTTGCAGGTGTGGCCTTCTCGCTTCAAAAGCCTGGCTGAGGCTTTGCCTTACGAGAGGAACCCTGAAGCTCTGGCCAACAAGGTGTACGGCAACCGTCCTGAGCTTGGGAACAGTCATCCCGGTGATGGTTGGGTTTTCAGGGGTCGTGGGTACATTCAGTTGACGGGGAGACGCAATTACACCCTGTATGGCAGGAGGCTGGGTGTGAATCTGGTGGATGCCCCGCAATTGCTGTTGCAGGTGGGGGTGGGGTCTCTGGCCGCTGCGGTGTTTTGGAGTGATCATGGTTGCAACGACATTGCCAGTGACCCAAGGTTGACGGTGCAGGACAAGTGTGCCAGGATCACCAAGAAAATCACGGGGTCGGAAAGGGACTGGCAGAGGCGTTTGGTGCTCACCCGACAGGTGCTCAATTTGTTGCAAGCATAAGGGCAACAGTGACGTTTCTGGGTGTTTCCTGGTTCAGATGTGGGGTTCGTCCTCCCAGTGGATGGTGATGCGTCTGGCCCCGAGGGCCTGCAGCACTTTCAGCAGGGTGTGGGTGACCAGGGGTTTTTGGCCTTGCAGGTACTGGTTGATGACCTGCCCGGGGTTTTTGCTGTCTGGGCTGATCTGCTGTCCGAGGTCTTTCTGGGTGCGTTTTTGGTGTCGCATGCGGGTGCGGATCTGGTCGATGAGTTGTTCTTCCAGGTTGGGCATGCTTCACGTTAGCACATCAATCTGTCAGATGGTTTT
This genomic interval carries:
- a CDS encoding glycoside hydrolase family 19 protein, with the translated sequence MSHRIMLACKQFGIDDRIQQAHFVAQLMAESSLIPKEENLSYTARRILQVWPSRFKSLAEALPYERNPEALANKVYGNRPELGNSHPGDGWVFRGRGYIQLTGRRNYTLYGRRLGVNLVDAPQLLLQVGVGSLAAAVFWSDHGCNDIASDPRLTVQDKCARITKKITGSERDWQRRLVLTRQVLNLLQA